The following coding sequences lie in one Capsicum annuum cultivar UCD-10X-F1 chromosome 5, UCD10Xv1.1, whole genome shotgun sequence genomic window:
- the LOC107872612 gene encoding uncharacterized protein LOC107872612, with amino-acid sequence MYHLWKKYKNKNFPINRYTIADCFFKVYIDKAYVNYYKADVGKDFATQDASAKTDEVADMEMSLINTIKGFSPRAGHPCHLVNEFFIPINCVSAFHWLLTVIDLKDQCIHVYDSMTSSRKRTKTRVIEKLAVMILTYLQYSDFFKQKVPPNWTTLASYKGKIKRDPFQVEYVSEIAQKDLGSLDCGVFVVFYVEYLCKGLGIPSLGIDS; translated from the exons ATGTACCACTTGTGGAAGAAGTATAAGAACAAGAATTTTCCAATCAACAGATACACTATAGCAGATTGCTTTTTCAAAGTGTACATCGATAAGGCATATGTAAATTACTATAAAGCTGACGTTGGTAAGGATTTTGCAACTCAAGATGCGTCTGCAAAGACTGATGAGGTTGCTGATATGGAGATGTCATTGATTAACACCATCAAGGGGTTTAGTCCACGCGCAGGCCATCCTTGTCATCTGGTTAATGAGTTCTTTATACCCATTAACTGTGTTAGTGCCTTTCACTGGCTATTGACAGTCATTGATTTAAAGGATCAATGCATTCATGTGTACGATTCAATGACCTCTTCAcgaaaaagaacaaaaacaagaGTGATTGAGAAGTTGGCTGTAATGATTCTGACTTACCTTCAGTATAGTGATTTTTTTAAGCAAAAGGTACCACCTAACTGGACTACATTGGCATCCTACAAAGGAAAGATCAAACGTGATCCATTTCAAGTGGAATACGTATCCGAGATAGCACAAAAAGATTTAGGAAGTTT GGATTGTGGTGTATTTGTAGTTTTCTATGTTGAGTATCTATGCAAGGGATTAGGCATTCCATCTTTGGGTATTGATTCTTAA
- the LOC124898604 gene encoding uncharacterized protein LOC124898604 codes for MDKAYRKDDFDFFNQVGKINQRIKSYLENAGFEMWAHVYAPVNRGRTMTSNIAECINGKLKLARELPIIEFLEQARKLFGKWNCKNRERASYTNTSLGSRFEGILQLNTSESSRLKVSDSSTYVYSVYDDGSKYIVCLDRRTCSCGRFQLDEITCEHAIAVLKRKRVVDMKSYCSEFYYPKH; via the exons ATGGACAAGGCATACCGtaaagatgattttgatttttttaatcaagTTGGGAAGATTAATCAGAGGATAAAGTCTTATCTTGAGAATGCAGGATTTGAAATGTGGGCACACGTGTATGCACCTGTTAACAGAGGTAGGACGATGACTTCAAATATAGCAGAGTGTATAAATGGTAAACTGAAGTTAGCACGTGAGTTGCCGATAATCGAATTTCTAGAGCAGGCTAGAAAATTATTTGGAAAGTGGAACTGCAAGAATAGAGAAAGAGCATCTTATACAAACACGTCACTTGGTAGTAGATTCGAAGGAATTCTTCAGCTAAATACTTCAGAATCTTCAAGGCTTAAG GTTAGTGATTCATCAACATATGTGTATTCGGTTTACGATGACGGAAGTAAGTACATTGTATGTCTTGATAGAAGGACTTGCAGTTGTGGGAGATTCCAATTGGACGAGATAACTTGTGAACACGCGATTGCAGTTCTAAAAAGAAAGCGTGTAGTTGATATGAAGTCTTATTGCTCTGAGTTTTACTATCCTAAACATTAA